A single region of the Hoeflea prorocentri genome encodes:
- a CDS encoding NAD(P)/FAD-dependent oxidoreductase — MTGSADIPPSIWAQTAPARSAAPALSGDIETDVVIIGGGFSGLSTALHLAHKGISVTVLEAKSVGWGASGRNNGQVIPTLTAAEPDALVQRYGDAGERFARLIGNSASLLFDLVRRENIEAEAEQTGWFQPAHSPGRIKLSQRRVEAWQRFGFPAELLDRQQASELLGTDFWYGGMLNPTGGHVNPLALARGMAAAAERAGAVIHENTPATEWRREKGSWQILTAQGSVTARAFILAANAYVGELAPGLAPRLARSIVPVLSWQMATEPIGDNHRKVLLPGRQAVSDTRGDLRFFRYDARNRLITGGAVIGQWNAKKRVQAKTAANLAEAFPDLGTQTMTHVWSGYIGMNWDRFPRVHKLGPDAWAWTACNGRGVALGVSLGRELAEVVSGTPENELALPISEIKPLPIHNLVRKVAPAYLAWLQRADRSEPKL, encoded by the coding sequence TTGACCGGCAGCGCGGACATTCCCCCGTCGATTTGGGCGCAGACCGCGCCCGCCCGCAGCGCGGCACCCGCCTTGTCCGGCGATATCGAGACGGATGTCGTCATCATCGGCGGCGGGTTTTCAGGTCTGTCCACCGCGCTTCATCTGGCCCATAAGGGTATCAGCGTTACGGTTCTGGAGGCAAAATCGGTCGGTTGGGGCGCATCGGGCCGCAACAACGGTCAGGTTATCCCGACCCTTACTGCAGCCGAACCCGATGCCCTCGTCCAGCGTTATGGTGATGCGGGCGAGCGTTTTGCCCGTCTCATCGGCAACAGCGCCAGCCTGCTCTTTGATCTCGTCCGCCGGGAAAACATCGAGGCAGAAGCCGAACAGACCGGATGGTTCCAGCCGGCCCACTCTCCCGGCCGGATAAAACTCAGCCAGCGGCGCGTGGAGGCGTGGCAGCGTTTTGGCTTTCCCGCCGAGCTTCTTGATCGCCAACAGGCAAGCGAACTGCTTGGAACGGATTTCTGGTATGGCGGTATGCTCAATCCGACCGGCGGGCACGTCAATCCGCTGGCGTTGGCCCGCGGAATGGCCGCCGCTGCCGAGCGCGCCGGTGCCGTTATCCATGAAAATACACCGGCGACAGAGTGGCGGCGGGAGAAAGGCTCCTGGCAGATCTTGACTGCACAGGGCAGTGTGACGGCCCGCGCCTTCATCCTGGCAGCCAACGCCTATGTCGGAGAACTCGCACCGGGGCTGGCGCCAAGGCTGGCCCGGTCGATTGTGCCCGTCCTCTCGTGGCAAATGGCGACCGAGCCCATCGGCGACAATCACCGCAAGGTGCTGCTTCCGGGACGGCAGGCCGTCTCCGACACAAGAGGTGATTTGCGTTTCTTCCGCTATGACGCGCGAAACCGGCTGATCACCGGTGGCGCAGTCATCGGACAGTGGAACGCCAAAAAACGGGTCCAGGCCAAGACCGCGGCAAATCTCGCCGAGGCCTTTCCCGATCTTGGGACGCAGACCATGACCCATGTGTGGAGCGGTTACATCGGCATGAACTGGGACCGCTTCCCGCGCGTTCACAAACTTGGGCCCGATGCCTGGGCCTGGACCGCATGCAACGGCAGGGGCGTTGCTCTTGGCGTGTCCTTGGGCCGTGAACTGGCTGAGGTGGTCAGCGGCACGCCCGAAAACGAACTGGCGCTGCCGATATCGGAGATCAAGCCATTGCCAATACACAACCTTGTCCGCAAGGTCGCGCCGGCATATCTGGCATGGTTGCAGCGCGCCGACCGGTCCGAACCAAAACTTTAA
- a CDS encoding aminotransferase class V-fold PLP-dependent enzyme, with product MGTMTFDDIHQALVGEGAMIPGPFGPRALIYADYVASGRSLRFIEDAIRTRVLPYYGNTHTETSYTGRHTTQLRELARKAVGEAMGADENHAVIFAGSGSTAASDKLVRALALNYDLTKGVVFVGPYEHHSNDLPWRECGAKVVRIPLDADGMICLSALKEALQENAEAEPKIGTFSAASNVTGVKSDIRALAQTMHAHGGIFICDFAAAGPYLPVDMRESQPGAADRVDAGFLSPHKFPGGPSASGILVADKHLFGTPRPTVVGGGTVSYVTADDLSYVTDPQRREEAGTPGIIEDIRAGLVMALKTELGAEAIAEREGQLADRLDVALRGIDGVHVLGPSQVPRIGIFSFNISQRGQWLHHNYVVALLNDLFGIQARGGCSCAGPYAHTLLVLDGMQAARHEHAVKRGLQAFRPGWARLGVNYFFTEEMVDQIAEAIRFIAENGLSLLSLYRLDVKTGVWRANMRAPENLSSISELWTQTGPAAPAPVPTFDECMAEARALAERGRDQAIIASEPLDSEAQALRWFWMPDDAPFEAVHGAA from the coding sequence ATGGGCACCATGACGTTCGACGATATTCATCAGGCTCTGGTCGGGGAAGGGGCCATGATTCCCGGTCCTTTCGGACCACGCGCCCTGATTTACGCCGATTATGTCGCGTCGGGACGTTCCCTGAGGTTCATCGAGGATGCCATCCGCACCCGCGTATTGCCCTATTACGGCAACACGCACACCGAGACATCCTATACCGGACGACATACAACACAGCTGCGCGAGCTCGCCCGTAAGGCAGTCGGCGAGGCAATGGGGGCAGATGAAAACCATGCGGTGATCTTCGCCGGTTCCGGCTCCACAGCCGCGTCTGACAAGCTGGTTCGGGCGCTGGCTCTGAACTATGACCTGACAAAGGGCGTCGTCTTTGTCGGGCCGTATGAACACCATTCCAACGATTTGCCGTGGCGCGAGTGCGGAGCGAAAGTCGTTCGTATTCCGCTGGATGCCGATGGCATGATCTGCTTGTCGGCGCTGAAGGAAGCACTTCAGGAGAATGCCGAAGCAGAACCGAAAATCGGCACCTTCTCGGCGGCATCGAACGTAACCGGCGTCAAGTCCGACATTCGGGCGCTGGCGCAAACCATGCATGCCCATGGCGGGATTTTCATCTGTGATTTCGCCGCTGCCGGACCCTATCTGCCGGTCGATATGCGTGAGAGCCAACCGGGCGCCGCCGACCGGGTCGACGCCGGTTTCCTCTCACCTCACAAATTTCCCGGCGGTCCGAGTGCATCCGGTATTCTGGTTGCGGACAAGCACCTTTTTGGAACGCCGCGACCGACGGTCGTTGGCGGCGGCACGGTTTCCTACGTGACCGCGGACGATCTCAGCTACGTGACCGACCCGCAGCGACGGGAAGAAGCCGGCACTCCCGGTATCATCGAGGATATTCGCGCAGGCCTCGTGATGGCCTTGAAGACGGAACTTGGCGCCGAAGCGATCGCCGAGCGCGAGGGCCAGCTTGCGGACCGTCTGGATGTGGCGCTGCGCGGCATCGACGGCGTCCATGTCCTTGGCCCCTCGCAAGTGCCCCGGATCGGCATATTCTCGTTCAATATCTCGCAGCGGGGACAATGGCTGCATCATAACTATGTCGTCGCCCTGCTGAATGATCTCTTCGGTATTCAGGCACGCGGCGGCTGTTCCTGCGCCGGCCCCTATGCGCATACGCTGCTTGTCCTCGACGGGATGCAGGCGGCACGGCATGAACATGCCGTCAAGCGCGGATTGCAGGCGTTCCGGCCGGGATGGGCCCGGCTTGGGGTAAATTATTTTTTCACGGAAGAGATGGTCGACCAGATCGCCGAAGCCATCCGGTTCATCGCTGAGAATGGTCTGTCTCTGCTTTCCCTATACCGGCTTGATGTCAAAACCGGTGTCTGGCGGGCCAATATGAGAGCTCCGGAAAACTTGTCGTCCATCTCCGAACTTTGGACGCAAACCGGCCCCGCGGCGCCGGCGCCCGTTCCCACATTCGATGAGTGTATGGCGGAGGCCAGGGCGCTCGCGGAGCGGGGCCGCGATCAGGCCATTATCGCGTCTGAGCCGCTCGACAGCGAGGCTCAGGCATTGCGCTGGTTCTGGATGCCGGATGACGCGCCCTTTGAAGCCGTGCATGGTGCAGCTTGA
- a CDS encoding ABC transporter ATP-binding protein: protein MTSNAPVLELQGLKIALPEGADRPFALEGLDLTINAGEIVCLVGESGSGKSLSAGAVMRLLPEPHVHVAGGKVLFEGQDLYALSEAEMKAMRGDRIAMIFQEPMTALNPQKTVGWQIDEVLRLHTGDGRKQRKARALEMLEKVHIPDPASAYNAYPHQISGGQRQRVMIAMSLVLSPRLIIADEPTTALDVTTQLQILKLIRELQEDQGSGVLFITHDFGVVAEIADRVAVLRQGEMVEQGPADEVLNRPSHPYTQALIAAVPDLTPPEPKNTLDAPVVLRGESLNKTFAARGGLLSGRRKATIAVKDLSFDLHKGETLGVVGESGSGKTTVSRIVTRLLEANSGAVEVNGRDLLAASHRELRDMRRDIQMVFQDPMASLNPRKRVVDIIAQGPVVHGTPAAQARERARELLEMVELSPAAADRFPHEFSGGQRQRIGIARALAMDPKVIVADEPVSALDVSVQAQVLKLLADLRNRLSLSLLFVTHDLRVAAQLCDRIIVMQHGEIVEAGVTANVFADPQSAYTRKLLASIPGRDWTPPVIQGDAA from the coding sequence ATGACCAGCAACGCACCGGTTCTGGAGCTTCAGGGCTTGAAGATAGCGCTGCCTGAGGGCGCGGACCGGCCCTTCGCGCTCGAGGGGCTGGATCTGACGATCAATGCTGGCGAAATCGTCTGCCTTGTCGGTGAAAGCGGTTCGGGCAAGTCCTTGTCTGCGGGCGCGGTCATGCGCCTTTTGCCGGAGCCCCATGTGCATGTCGCCGGCGGCAAGGTCCTGTTTGAAGGCCAGGATCTCTACGCTCTGAGCGAGGCAGAGATGAAAGCCATGCGCGGTGACCGCATCGCGATGATTTTCCAGGAGCCCATGACGGCTCTCAATCCTCAAAAGACGGTTGGGTGGCAGATCGACGAGGTGCTGCGCCTGCACACCGGTGACGGCCGCAAGCAGCGCAAGGCGCGGGCGCTGGAAATGCTGGAAAAGGTCCATATTCCTGATCCGGCATCCGCCTACAACGCCTATCCGCATCAGATCTCCGGCGGTCAGCGGCAGCGTGTGATGATTGCCATGTCGCTTGTCCTGTCGCCGCGGCTGATCATTGCCGACGAGCCGACAACGGCGCTTGATGTCACCACCCAGTTGCAGATCCTCAAGCTGATCCGAGAGCTGCAGGAGGATCAGGGGTCCGGGGTCCTTTTCATCACCCACGATTTCGGTGTTGTGGCCGAGATCGCCGACAGGGTTGCGGTGCTGCGCCAGGGCGAGATGGTCGAGCAGGGCCCGGCCGATGAGGTGCTTAACAGACCGAGCCATCCCTACACACAGGCGCTGATCGCCGCGGTCCCGGATTTGACGCCGCCTGAGCCGAAGAACACGCTGGATGCGCCGGTCGTGTTGCGCGGCGAAAGCCTCAACAAGACCTTTGCGGCGCGCGGCGGTTTGCTGTCCGGCCGGCGCAAGGCAACCATTGCCGTCAAGGACTTGTCTTTTGACTTGCACAAGGGCGAGACACTTGGCGTGGTCGGGGAAAGCGGCTCCGGCAAGACCACCGTGTCGCGCATCGTCACACGCCTGCTTGAGGCCAATAGCGGCGCGGTGGAAGTGAACGGCCGCGACCTTCTGGCAGCCTCGCATCGCGAGCTGCGCGACATGCGCCGCGATATCCAGATGGTGTTTCAGGATCCGATGGCCTCGCTCAATCCGCGCAAGCGGGTTGTCGACATCATTGCTCAGGGACCGGTCGTCCACGGCACACCCGCCGCACAAGCGCGCGAAAGGGCGCGTGAACTGCTTGAGATGGTCGAATTGTCCCCTGCTGCCGCCGATCGGTTCCCGCACGAGTTCTCCGGCGGTCAGCGCCAGCGTATCGGCATTGCCCGGGCCCTGGCGATGGATCCGAAGGTGATTGTCGCCGACGAACCTGTGTCCGCGCTGGACGTCTCCGTTCAGGCGCAGGTTCTGAAGTTGCTTGCCGATCTGCGCAACCGGTTGTCCCTTTCGCTGCTGTTTGTCACCCATGATTTGCGGGTGGCGGCGCAATTGTGCGACCGGATCATTGTCATGCAGCATGGTGAAATCGTTGAAGCCGGCGTTACGGCCAACGTCTTCGCCGATCCGCAAAGCGCGTACACGCGCAAGCTGCTTGCCTCGATCCCCGGCCGGGATTGGACACCCCCTGTCATTCAAGGCGACGCCGCATGA
- a CDS encoding ABC transporter permease has translation MTLLSSDTVPAKEPARFLVFWRRFKRSRTALLGLILFILVVLMALTAGLVEPDDPLRRAGDPLTPPFQNWLTPLGTDQLGRDILAGIFHGARISLMIGVVATLLSIGIGVVIGALSGYFGGWIDDVLMRITEAFQTVPNFVLLLTLVAILGSSIEYIILAIGIVSWTAPARMVRAEFMSLRGREFVDAARNLGVSNSAIIFKEILPNALPPIIVYASVIMALSILLESALAFLGLGDPNYASWGNMIGQGRSVLRTAAYCAVIPGLAIVFTVLSFSLLGEGLNDALNPRQKKQ, from the coding sequence ATGACCCTCTTGAGCTCAGATACGGTTCCCGCGAAGGAGCCTGCCAGATTTCTGGTCTTCTGGCGCCGCTTCAAACGCAGCCGCACGGCGCTGCTCGGCCTCATCCTGTTCATCCTTGTTGTGCTGATGGCGCTGACAGCCGGGCTTGTGGAGCCGGATGACCCGCTGCGCCGCGCCGGGGACCCGCTGACCCCGCCGTTCCAGAACTGGCTGACGCCGCTCGGCACGGATCAGCTCGGCCGCGATATTCTCGCAGGCATCTTTCACGGTGCCCGCATTTCCCTCATGATCGGTGTGGTCGCCACGCTCCTGTCGATCGGGATCGGTGTCGTTATCGGCGCGCTATCAGGCTATTTCGGCGGCTGGATCGACGATGTGCTGATGCGCATCACCGAAGCCTTTCAGACCGTGCCGAATTTTGTGCTGTTACTGACGCTGGTGGCGATCCTCGGTTCATCCATCGAGTACATCATCCTGGCAATCGGCATCGTGTCCTGGACGGCTCCCGCACGCATGGTGCGCGCCGAGTTCATGTCCTTGCGCGGGCGGGAGTTTGTTGATGCGGCCCGCAATCTCGGCGTGTCGAACAGCGCGATCATCTTCAAGGAAATCCTGCCCAACGCGCTGCCACCGATCATCGTCTATGCATCCGTCATCATGGCGCTGTCGATCCTGTTGGAGAGCGCGCTCGCCTTCCTCGGGCTGGGTGATCCGAACTACGCGAGTTGGGGCAACATGATCGGACAGGGGCGAAGCGTTCTGCGCACCGCCGCCTATTGTGCGGTAATCCCCGGCCTTGCCATCGTGTTCACGGTTCTGTCGTTCTCCCTGCTCGGCGAAGGTCTCAACGACGCGCTTAACCCGAGGCAGAAGAAGCAATGA
- a CDS encoding ABC transporter permease produces the protein MSFQVPPILAYALRRLLQAVPVIILIMIGTFLLVKLAPGDTVDALVGDMGGADAKFIENLRIEYGLDKPVWVQLWTYMAKLAQFDFGWSFVYEQPVSTVLMDRLWVTMTLMSGSLFFAFTIGIALGALAAWRVNSLTDNVISTLGLIFYATPSFFLSLMMIVLFSVKLGWLPVAGIKTIGGFYTGWDYVLDVAKHLVMPIAALSLIYLSFYLRLMRASVLEISDLDYVRTARAKGADGARLMFHHIIRNALLPVVTLLGVQFSAVLGGSVIVETIFSLPGLGQLAYQSVVQRDMNTLMGIIFLSSIIVVLVNFFTDLLYARLDSRIELA, from the coding sequence ATGTCGTTTCAGGTTCCTCCAATTCTGGCCTATGCCCTAAGGCGGCTCCTTCAAGCTGTTCCGGTCATCATATTGATCATGATCGGGACCTTCCTGCTGGTGAAGCTGGCACCCGGGGATACGGTCGATGCCCTTGTCGGGGACATGGGTGGTGCCGACGCAAAATTCATTGAAAACCTTCGCATCGAGTACGGGCTCGACAAGCCCGTCTGGGTCCAGTTGTGGACCTATATGGCAAAACTGGCGCAGTTCGATTTCGGTTGGTCCTTCGTCTATGAGCAGCCTGTTTCCACGGTCCTGATGGACCGGCTGTGGGTTACGATGACGCTGATGAGTGGTTCGCTGTTTTTTGCCTTCACCATCGGCATCGCGCTTGGTGCACTGGCCGCGTGGCGCGTCAACTCCCTCACCGACAACGTCATCTCGACGCTCGGTCTGATCTTCTACGCGACTCCGAGTTTCTTCCTCAGCCTGATGATGATCGTCCTCTTCTCGGTTAAATTGGGTTGGCTGCCGGTCGCCGGGATCAAGACCATCGGCGGCTTTTATACCGGCTGGGACTATGTGCTCGATGTCGCCAAACATCTGGTCATGCCCATTGCCGCGCTGTCACTGATCTATCTGTCATTCTATCTTCGGCTGATGCGGGCGTCGGTGCTCGAAATCAGCGATCTCGACTATGTACGCACAGCCCGGGCCAAGGGTGCGGATGGCGCACGCCTGATGTTCCATCACATCATACGCAACGCCCTGCTGCCGGTCGTTACCCTGCTCGGTGTCCAGTTTTCAGCCGTTTTGGGCGGCTCGGTGATCGTCGAGACGATTTTCAGCCTGCCGGGTCTTGGCCAGCTTGCCTATCAATCGGTCGTGCAGCGCGACATGAACACGCTGATGGGGATCATCTTTCTGAGCTCGATCATCGTGGTGCTGGTCAACTTCTTCACCGATCTTCTCTACGCCAGGCTCGATTCGAGGATTGAGCTGGCATGA
- a CDS encoding ABC transporter substrate-binding protein, with translation MAGAAVLASTLPAASEDPKRGGTAVIHVVSEQRTLNPALRASTGVYYMSGKIVEPLIDKTYDGVVGVLATDWSSSDDGLEITFKLREGVNWHDGKPFTCDDVSFTAMNMWKELLNYSSTLQQNLEAVDCPDPHTAVFKYSKPMPLDLMVAAMPDLGHPMPKHLYEGTDILKNPYNTAPVGTGPFKFVEYERGQYVMAERNDDYWRGEEYPYLDRIVWRFIKDRSAAAAALETGEIHESGFIGVSMADVERLSKDDRFTVGTQGYENNVAHTTLEFNHRSEPLADLRVRQAIAHGLNIDDAIQTIMRGFAKPGKGPVPSTGGVNYTDDVQTYPYDVEKAKALLDEAGYKPDADGVRLKLRHRPAPWGEYTQLWAEYYAQAMKEIGIEVELLTNDAPGFLNGVYRDHDFDTANGWHQFRSDPAVSTMVWLRSGAPVGTPWTNQFGWQSDEMDKMIDDAASELDPEKRAAMYHAIQAKAMAELPVLFAIEHPFISVTSKKLKNHHNTPRWNSSSWYDLWLDE, from the coding sequence ATGGCGGGAGCTGCTGTCCTCGCCTCCACACTGCCGGCCGCTTCGGAGGATCCCAAGCGCGGCGGGACAGCCGTGATACATGTTGTCTCGGAGCAACGCACACTGAACCCGGCACTGCGCGCTTCGACCGGCGTCTATTACATGAGCGGCAAGATCGTCGAGCCGCTGATCGACAAGACCTATGACGGCGTTGTCGGCGTGCTGGCGACGGACTGGTCATCCTCCGACGACGGGTTGGAAATCACATTCAAGCTGCGCGAAGGCGTGAACTGGCACGATGGCAAGCCGTTCACCTGCGATGATGTGTCCTTCACCGCAATGAACATGTGGAAGGAGCTGCTGAACTACTCCTCCACGCTGCAGCAGAATCTTGAGGCGGTGGACTGCCCCGATCCGCATACGGCCGTCTTCAAATATTCAAAACCGATGCCTCTGGACCTGATGGTCGCGGCTATGCCGGACCTTGGTCATCCGATGCCCAAACATCTCTATGAAGGCACGGATATTCTGAAAAACCCGTACAACACCGCACCGGTCGGTACAGGGCCTTTCAAGTTCGTTGAATATGAGCGTGGCCAGTATGTCATGGCCGAACGCAATGACGATTATTGGCGCGGTGAAGAATATCCCTACCTTGATCGCATCGTCTGGCGTTTCATCAAGGACCGCTCGGCTGCCGCCGCGGCGCTTGAAACGGGCGAGATCCACGAATCCGGTTTCATCGGCGTCTCGATGGCCGATGTGGAGCGTTTGTCCAAGGATGACCGTTTCACGGTCGGCACGCAGGGTTATGAGAACAATGTCGCTCACACGACCCTGGAGTTCAATCACCGCAGCGAGCCGCTGGCTGACCTGCGCGTGCGCCAGGCCATCGCTCACGGGCTGAACATCGATGACGCCATCCAGACCATCATGCGTGGGTTTGCAAAGCCGGGCAAAGGACCGGTTCCGTCAACCGGCGGTGTAAACTACACGGACGATGTACAGACCTATCCCTACGATGTCGAAAAAGCCAAGGCTTTGCTTGATGAGGCAGGCTACAAGCCGGATGCCGACGGTGTCCGCCTGAAGCTGCGTCACCGTCCGGCTCCCTGGGGTGAGTACACCCAGCTCTGGGCCGAGTATTATGCCCAGGCGATGAAGGAGATCGGCATCGAGGTGGAGCTGCTGACCAACGATGCGCCCGGCTTCCTGAATGGCGTCTATCGCGATCACGATTTCGACACGGCCAATGGCTGGCACCAGTTCCGCTCGGACCCGGCCGTTTCAACGATGGTCTGGCTTCGCTCGGGGGCGCCGGTCGGCACGCCATGGACCAATCAGTTCGGCTGGCAGTCCGATGAAATGGACAAGATGATCGATGATGCAGCTTCGGAACTGGACCCGGAAAAGCGCGCGGCCATGTATCACGCGATACAGGCCAAGGCCATGGCAGAGTTGCCGGTGCTCTTTGCGATCGAGCATCCGTTCATCTCGGTCACCAGCAAAAAGCTGAAAAACCACCACAACACACCGCGCTGGAACTCCTCCAGCTGGTATGATCTGTGGCTTGACGAATAG
- a CDS encoding Lrp/AsnC family transcriptional regulator: protein MTRSPRKNPGKKSAENVTFDKVDRHILDILQGDSDRPINSIAEEVGLSPTPCWRRVKRLEDAGVIQRRVAIVDQRRANVPMTIFVGITAPRHAKGWLTDFHALIERIPEVVEAYRLTGDTDYILKIVVPDIDHYDLVYKTMIDQLDFSQVSASISMEELKFTTAIPTKYL, encoded by the coding sequence GTGACCCGAAGCCCACGCAAGAATCCCGGCAAAAAGTCCGCTGAAAACGTGACCTTCGACAAAGTCGACCGCCACATCCTCGATATCCTTCAGGGTGACAGCGATCGGCCGATCAATTCAATCGCCGAAGAGGTTGGTTTGAGCCCTACACCCTGCTGGCGACGCGTCAAGCGCCTGGAAGATGCCGGCGTCATCCAGCGGCGGGTGGCGATCGTTGATCAGCGCCGCGCAAATGTTCCGATGACAATCTTCGTCGGCATCACTGCGCCCAGGCACGCCAAGGGCTGGCTGACCGATTTTCACGCGCTCATAGAGCGTATTCCCGAGGTGGTGGAAGCCTACCGGCTGACCGGCGACACCGACTATATTCTGAAGATCGTGGTTCCGGATATCGACCACTACGACCTCGTCTACAAGACGATGATCGACCAACTGGATTTCTCCCAGGTCAGTGCATCGATCTCCATGGAAGAGCTGAAGTTCACCACCGCGATCCCAACCAAGTATCTTTGA
- a CDS encoding winged helix-turn-helix transcriptional regulator, which produces MDMNHDFRSRCSIARSLELLGDRWTLLIVRDLMWHGKHTFQDLQTSDERMPTNQLSQRLKRLMQWGLVQREAYQDRPVRYRYFLTDTGRELEPVLLQIMQWGHENLGGGLYDPARKMSTAGKRD; this is translated from the coding sequence ATGGACATGAATCACGACTTCCGCTCACGGTGTTCCATCGCCCGCAGTCTTGAATTGCTGGGAGACCGTTGGACTCTGCTTATCGTCCGAGATCTGATGTGGCACGGCAAACATACCTTTCAGGATCTGCAGACCAGCGACGAGCGCATGCCGACCAATCAGCTCTCGCAGCGTCTCAAAAGGCTGATGCAGTGGGGGCTTGTCCAGCGGGAGGCCTATCAGGACCGCCCTGTCCGCTATCGCTATTTCCTGACGGACACCGGCAGAGAACTGGAGCCGGTGTTGCTTCAGATCATGCAGTGGGGGCATGAAAACCTTGGCGGCGGCCTTTACGATCCGGCGCGCAAAATGTCGACTGCCGGCAAACGCGACTGA
- a CDS encoding PLP-dependent cysteine synthase family protein, producing the protein MPTIGNTPLIKLERLTDKDSADVYVKWEGANPTGSMKDRMALSMIEGAERRGDLKPGGRVVEYTGGSTGSSLAMVCTIRGYEAYFVSSNGFSEEKLKTMRAFGAEVEIVHAEDGVLTAGIIDRMIARTRTLADEPGTFWPDQVNNPDNRRGYRGMGREILEQVKVPVDEFVMAAGGGGCISGNAEILKSRNPETHVVAVEPYHVRNISGGDTGGTHKLEGIGLSFVPSILRTDLIDDVMPVRDEDAYWGARQLARKEGLICGVTSGANIWAALQRAKHLGPDKTIVTVIIDSGLRYLNGDLYQ; encoded by the coding sequence ATGCCGACTATCGGAAATACCCCGCTGATCAAGCTGGAACGATTGACCGATAAGGACAGCGCGGATGTCTACGTCAAATGGGAAGGCGCAAACCCCACCGGGAGCATGAAGGACCGCATGGCTCTTTCGATGATCGAAGGGGCAGAACGGCGTGGCGACCTAAAACCGGGCGGACGCGTGGTGGAGTATACCGGCGGCAGCACCGGCAGTTCGCTGGCGATGGTCTGCACCATTCGCGGATATGAGGCATATTTTGTTTCCTCCAACGGCTTTTCGGAGGAAAAACTGAAGACGATGCGGGCCTTTGGCGCCGAGGTCGAGATCGTCCATGCAGAGGACGGCGTTCTGACCGCCGGGATAATCGACCGTATGATCGCCCGCACGCGGACCCTCGCAGATGAGCCCGGAACGTTCTGGCCGGATCAGGTAAATAATCCTGACAACAGGCGCGGCTACCGTGGCATGGGACGCGAAATCCTTGAACAGGTGAAGGTCCCGGTGGACGAGTTTGTTATGGCGGCGGGCGGTGGCGGATGTATCTCTGGCAATGCGGAAATCCTGAAAAGCCGCAATCCGGAGACACACGTCGTGGCGGTCGAACCCTATCATGTGCGCAACATATCGGGAGGCGACACTGGCGGCACGCACAAGCTCGAGGGTATCGGCCTGTCCTTCGTCCCGAGCATCCTGCGAACAGACCTCATCGATGACGTTATGCCGGTCAGGGACGAAGACGCCTATTGGGGCGCACGTCAACTGGCGCGGAAGGAAGGGCTGATCTGCGGAGTGACATCGGGCGCCAATATCTGGGCCGCCCTCCAGCGCGCAAAACACCTCGGACCCGACAAAACGATCGTTACCGTGATTATAGACAGCGGCCTGCGCTATCTGAACGGCGATCTGTATCAATGA
- a CDS encoding alpha/beta fold hydrolase, which yields MNNLTLKIGDQTTACRTGGAGPSTVVLLSGLGEGMKTWDGIASSLESHVQIFTYDRPGYGGSSHPPDCKDSRDGRFVADHLKACLDAAEIQPPYILTGHSMGGLYALAFVKAHRELVSGLVLIDSRMPAFSSACLSAGLSPEPRWFFKLLFPRQLKAEVRGAIAAEQQAARPEDLHGLPVTAIVASRRDKGMSEPMFEIFRQLQLDFVRQTELGRVVISESSGHYVHQEDPSLVTEEILRVAREH from the coding sequence TTGAATAACCTGACACTGAAAATTGGAGATCAGACCACCGCCTGTCGAACCGGAGGGGCCGGTCCATCCACAGTCGTTTTGCTGTCCGGGCTCGGCGAAGGCATGAAAACCTGGGATGGCATCGCCTCAAGCCTGGAATCGCACGTTCAAATATTCACCTATGATCGGCCCGGATATGGCGGCAGCTCCCACCCGCCTGATTGCAAGGACAGCCGTGACGGCCGATTTGTCGCAGATCATCTCAAGGCATGTCTGGACGCGGCGGAAATTCAGCCTCCCTACATCCTCACCGGTCACTCAATGGGCGGGTTATATGCACTGGCTTTTGTCAAGGCACATCGCGAGCTGGTTTCGGGCCTTGTGCTTATCGATAGCCGCATGCCAGCATTCTCTTCGGCGTGCCTGAGCGCCGGGCTTTCCCCGGAGCCGCGCTGGTTCTTCAAATTGTTGTTTCCGCGCCAGTTGAAGGCCGAAGTGAGAGGAGCGATAGCGGCGGAACAACAAGCCGCACGCCCTGAGGACCTCCACGGTTTGCCGGTGACCGCCATCGTCGCATCAAGACGCGACAAAGGCATGAGCGAACCGATGTTCGAGATTTTCCGGCAGTTGCAGTTAGATTTCGTCCGTCAGACCGAACTCGGACGCGTGGTAATTTCCGAATCGAGTGGTCACTATGTCCATCAAGAAGACCCTTCACTGGTGACCGAAGAAATCCTGCGAGTAGCTCGTGAACATTAG